A single window of Granulicella cerasi DNA harbors:
- a CDS encoding amidohydrolase family protein encodes MPEAAAWRFQKITAPIMDIPVEHKVLVGRVLTAVGDEVIENGFVEIKDGAIVAVGKASDRTDLDATYVVKTNGTILPGMFNSHAHLAWDGVHDLARQALDDSPEISAYKSATNMLKSLRAGITTVRDLGMNQSNFAAKQAVAQGIFPGPRLLICGEAIVQTGGHTYWCCREASGADEMRRAVREQVRGGADLIKIMASHDLHEFTDEELEAVIDETHRNGLPITAHATFDSIIHRVVKFGIDVVEHGGSLSDETIALLLERKVPIVTTFAPIVQQSVPEIARKFNVPDWKLAERQKAVADKSRYEGLKKAAEAGVPIVFGTDAGSPAVGHEVVSPEMQFMVKVGVVKDNYAAIRSATSVAAKMNKLDSKLGTLEAGKLADVVVVDGNPLEDLKALDNVTMTFVEGKRLV; translated from the coding sequence ATGCCCGAAGCAGCAGCATGGCGCTTTCAAAAGATCACCGCGCCGATCATGGATATCCCCGTAGAGCACAAGGTTCTCGTTGGCCGCGTGCTCACAGCGGTCGGCGATGAGGTCATTGAAAACGGCTTCGTCGAAATCAAGGACGGTGCCATCGTCGCAGTGGGCAAGGCATCCGATCGCACGGACCTCGATGCCACATACGTCGTGAAGACCAACGGCACGATCCTCCCCGGCATGTTCAACAGCCACGCACATCTCGCGTGGGACGGAGTGCATGACCTCGCGCGCCAGGCGCTCGATGACTCTCCTGAGATCAGCGCGTACAAGTCAGCAACGAACATGCTGAAGAGCCTTCGCGCAGGCATCACCACCGTGCGCGATCTCGGCATGAACCAGTCGAACTTCGCAGCGAAGCAAGCCGTCGCGCAGGGCATCTTCCCCGGTCCGCGCTTGCTCATCTGCGGCGAAGCGATCGTGCAGACCGGCGGCCACACCTACTGGTGCTGCCGCGAAGCCTCAGGCGCAGACGAGATGCGCCGTGCTGTGCGCGAGCAGGTTCGCGGTGGCGCCGACCTCATCAAAATCATGGCCTCGCACGACCTGCATGAGTTCACCGATGAAGAGCTCGAAGCCGTCATCGACGAGACGCATCGCAACGGCCTGCCCATCACCGCACATGCGACCTTTGACTCCATCATCCACCGCGTCGTGAAGTTTGGCATCGACGTCGTCGAGCACGGCGGCTCACTCTCCGACGAGACGATCGCGCTGCTGCTTGAGCGCAAGGTGCCCATCGTGACGACCTTCGCGCCGATCGTGCAGCAGAGCGTTCCTGAAATCGCGCGCAAGTTCAACGTGCCCGACTGGAAGCTCGCAGAACGCCAGAAGGCCGTGGCGGATAAGTCCCGCTACGAAGGCTTGAAGAAGGCCGCCGAAGCTGGCGTGCCTATCGTCTTCGGCACCGATGCCGGCAGCCCTGCCGTGGGTCACGAAGTCGTCTCGCCCGAGATGCAGTTCATGGTGAAGGTCGGCGTGGTGAAGGACAACTACGCGGCCATCCGCAGCGCGACCAGCGTAGCGGCCAAGATGAACAAGCTCGACAGCAAGCTCGGCACGCTCGAAGCCGGCAAGCTCGCGGACGTGGTCGTCGTCGACGGCAACCCGCTCGAAGATTTGAAAGCACTCGATAACGTCACGATGACCTTCGTGGAAGGAAAGCGCCTGGTATGA
- a CDS encoding pyridoxal phosphate-dependent aminotransferase: protein MSTNPAQNPLMKALAARINEEDTSYRTKMVEIAAKLQDVIAMGRGDPDFRTPEHIAEAARQAITDDRTHYTHPAGIPELREAVSSMLKAEYKLDYTTEEIIVTAGVQEAMMLCMLALINEGDEVLIPSPRFTSYDTAVHMCGGKIVPVPTREETNFALMPADVEARITPRTKVLVLVTPNNPTGAVTEPEQVRELAEIAKKHNLIVISDEIYAKIIFDGSEHLSIGSLPGMKERTITLNGFSKSYAMTGFRVGYLAAPADFVQMLIEPRHTLSINATTPSQWAALAALTGPQDDSIAMFEAYRDRRDYMMKALDEVGFTYGHPGGAFYIYANVEKSGLAAPEFCELLLRECRVLLFPGTLFGDEDTRYVRMSLLQPIERMQEAMDRIIAAKERLFVHAK from the coding sequence ATGAGCACGAACCCCGCACAGAACCCTTTGATGAAGGCGCTCGCCGCGCGCATCAATGAAGAAGACACCTCCTACCGCACGAAGATGGTGGAGATCGCCGCGAAGCTGCAGGACGTGATCGCGATGGGTCGCGGAGACCCAGACTTCCGCACACCCGAGCACATCGCCGAAGCCGCGCGCCAGGCCATCACCGACGACCGGACGCACTACACGCATCCCGCAGGCATTCCTGAGTTGCGCGAGGCGGTGTCCTCGATGCTCAAGGCCGAGTACAAGCTCGACTACACCACCGAAGAGATCATCGTCACCGCAGGCGTGCAGGAAGCGATGATGCTCTGCATGTTGGCGCTCATCAACGAAGGCGATGAAGTGCTGATCCCCTCGCCGCGTTTCACGTCGTACGATACCGCTGTGCACATGTGCGGCGGCAAGATCGTCCCCGTGCCCACGCGCGAAGAGACGAACTTCGCACTGATGCCCGCAGACGTTGAAGCACGCATCACGCCGCGTACCAAGGTGCTCGTACTCGTCACGCCGAACAACCCGACCGGCGCAGTCACCGAGCCCGAGCAGGTGCGCGAACTCGCCGAGATCGCGAAGAAGCACAACCTCATCGTCATCTCCGACGAGATCTACGCGAAGATCATCTTCGACGGCAGCGAGCATCTCTCCATCGGCTCGCTACCCGGCATGAAAGAACGCACGATCACGCTCAACGGCTTCTCGAAGAGCTACGCGATGACGGGCTTCCGCGTCGGCTACCTCGCTGCTCCTGCAGATTTCGTGCAGATGCTCATCGAGCCGCGTCACACGCTCAGCATCAACGCCACCACGCCGTCGCAGTGGGCTGCGCTCGCCGCACTCACCGGACCGCAGGATGACTCCATCGCGATGTTCGAGGCATACCGCGATCGCCGCGACTACATGATGAAAGCGCTCGACGAAGTCGGCTTCACCTACGGCCACCCCGGCGGCGCGTTCTACATCTACGCGAACGTCGAGAAGTCGGGCCTCGCTGCACCGGAGTTCTGCGAACTGCTGCTGCGCGAATGCCGCGTGCTGCTCTTCCCCGGCACGCTCTTCGGCGACGAAGACACACGCTACGTACGCATGAGCCTGCTGCAGCCCATTGAGCGCATGCAGGAAGCGATGGACCGCATCATCGCAGCGAAGGAGCGGCTCTTTGTCCACGCAAAGTAA